From Woronichinia naegeliana WA131, the proteins below share one genomic window:
- a CDS encoding amino acid adenylation domain-containing protein, with protein sequence MSDLLKRLENLSPEKRELVLQKLRQQQSKPGNNQKQQKLSLIPVSREEDIPLSFAQTRLWFLAQFDQENSPYHVPIFWQIKGSLNVKALEQAITEMINRHEVLRTTFSVVKESPVQVINPPYQLSIPVINLEGETENIKLEKARQLATEELQTSFDLSTSPLLRVKLLEINPQFHVLLLVIHHIIFDGWSVDIFRQELSTLYTSFSLNKPASLPKLALQYADFAHWQRQWLQGDILETQLNYWQQQLKNAPPILEFPIDKPRPSVQTYEGSSQSLHLNLTLTQQLKGLSQTSRTTLFMTLLTAFTVLLYRYSGQEDIVIGTAIANRNRQELEPLMGFFVNTLALRTNLQGHLTFLELLQQVKDRTLASYDHQDLPFEKLIDELQIERSLSNHPLFQVFFTLQNGSQETLELPELTISNFDWENKTTLFDLGLICRETPQGLIAELEYRTDLFEAKTIQGIAEHLEVLLQGIFDHPQQSINTLPLLTESNQKQLKIWNQTNSNYFQDQTLVDLFEEQVNQTPSNIALVFEQTSLTYQELNQKANQLAHYLRANYQIEADSLMGICTERSLEMVIGLLGVLKAGAAYVPIDSNYPEDRIKFILENSKISVLLTQGFVQYQLSLSQLKSLSQFIDLDRFDYDLLPSHNLTTPIKPNHLAYVIYTSGSTGQPKGVMIEHQSIVNFALSFGKLLSINPQSRLLQFGSFSFDLSIGEIATNLSHGACLYLAEKETLLPTQTLVNFLETNQITHSCFPPSVLSVLPQARLSHLENIAVGGEACSAEVVEKWANQRRLFNCYGPTETTVVATISLCQANGQKPNIGKPLANIQAYILDENQQLLPPGIPGELCIAGVGLARGYLNRPDLTSEKFIEVSLLGKTERIYKTGDLAKWRTDGNLEFLGRIDDQVKLRGIRIELGEIEAVLLEHPMVKQAVVNLYETENNQQLVAYIIPQEKHCDVRDELKSLLKSHLPNYMIPNQIMVLETFPLTPNGKLDKKALPIPDLKTFTDGEMPVTPTEELLASLWQDLLKIKSVGRRDNFFELGGHSLLATQLVTRIRNSFGVELAVRKVFEQSILAELATAIEQENRAIALPPLTPQPSQEPKVLSFAQSRLWFMAQLEGDGTSLTYNMPSALQLEGNLNLEALRSSFAYLLSRHTILRTSFPIQSGEPQIFVHNVEDISVLEILDLQELDPQVQAKTVQELIDSDAQYPFDLSNGPLFKSKLLQLNPEKNVLLLNMHHIISDGWSMGVFKSEWEQAYDAFVAGNMPNLAPLPIQYSDYAIWQRHWLTGEVLESQENYWKKQLKDAPQLLDLPADYPRPAKPSYQGRREEYTLGQELTEKLKNLSQKQGVSLFMTLFTAFSILLSRYSRQEDLCIGTGIANRTHSHTEKSLGFFVNTLILRSQVNPEHSFSELLQKSRQICLDAYGNQDIPFEYLVETLQPERTLSYNPLYQVVIVLQNIEKSGKNVSLTGLKVEALEQTYPFSKVDLLLDLVERDGQLYCTWEYATDLFQASTIQRMAEQFKLLLEGIVSNPLQSINTLPLLTETNRQELLLWNQTETPYPQDKTLVDLFEQQVQENPNNLALVFEQESLTYQQLNAKANQLAHYLLKHYAIKPDTLMGICVERSLDMIIGMLGILKTGSAYVPIDPHYPSDRIRLILEDCQATVLLTQRNLKDKLPLEQWVQTAQVLCLDENKFAQYPINNPNVLSKPNNLAYVIYTSGSTGQPKGVMIEHQAIVNLSLNWGKLFHVKPQSRLLQFGSFSFDLSIGEIATNLSHGACLYLAKKETLLPTQTLVNFLETNKITHSFLSPSALSVLPQANLSHLENITVGGEACSTDVIEKWANQRRLFNCYGPTEATVTATLSLCQANGQKPNIGKPLDNIRVYILDDNQQLLPPGMPGELSIAGVGLARGYLNRPDLTSEKFIEVNLLGKTERIYKTGDLAKWRTDSNLEFLGRIDQQVKLRGFRIELGEIETALAQHPNIKESVVILREDTGFDPRLVAYIVPSETGKDSEVKQLAGQQVELWQSIFDDGYYQQDTEIDDPTLNFTGWNDSYTGQPYAKTEMEEWRDKTVEQILELAPQRVWEIGCGTGMLLFKIAPHCQTFIGTDFSTKALQYVQENLRLQNLEKKVTLKQSPANQFEGIAPQSYDLVILNSVIQYFPSIDYLLEVLDGVINSLETEGKILIGDVRNFKLLEAFHTAVEFYRGDDDLAIQELRQRIRNSLRTEEELLIDPDFFIALKQKYPRISQVQIELKRGYNQTEMNRFRYDVVLYLDQPQTLVTEWQWLNWELEQLNLEKIQHILDTQKPDLLGIQYIPNIRLISEMVLLEKIPEFEGTVKQLKAFLSQMETGINPEALRTLTENLPYTPFIQYSDREFSTYQVIFQRNTTYPFSQPRFALKQTLNSQSWQDYANQPLTVNPNSIDPVLSNQWRDFLGQTLPEYMIPSHFIQQSKLPLTPNGKIDRKALPAPEAFIVSTDIELPQTTTEVLLAAIWSKLLKYEGISRQDNFFYLGGHSLLATQLISRIREQFQIELSVSKLFEYPILKELAGYLDTCLWVNAPEDSQPLDLDEEEIEL encoded by the coding sequence ATGAGTGATCTACTAAAACGTTTAGAAAATCTTTCCCCTGAAAAACGAGAATTAGTGCTGCAAAAGCTGAGGCAGCAACAATCAAAGCCTGGGAATAATCAAAAGCAACAAAAATTATCATTGATTCCTGTATCAAGAGAAGAAGATATTCCTCTCTCTTTTGCTCAAACGAGACTCTGGTTTTTAGCGCAATTTGATCAAGAAAATTCCCCTTATCATGTGCCGATTTTTTGGCAAATTAAGGGAAGTCTTAATGTAAAGGCACTAGAGCAGGCGATCACCGAAATGATTAACCGTCATGAAGTATTACGGACGACTTTTTCTGTGGTTAAGGAGTCTCCTGTACAGGTTATTAATCCTCCTTATCAGTTAAGCATACCAGTGATTAACTTAGAGGGAGAGACAGAAAATATTAAATTAGAGAAAGCCCGACAATTAGCCACCGAAGAACTGCAAACCTCTTTTGACTTATCCACAAGTCCTTTATTGCGGGTAAAATTACTCGAAATTAACCCTCAATTTCATGTTTTATTATTAGTTATTCACCATATTATTTTTGATGGTTGGTCAGTTGATATATTCCGTCAAGAATTATCCACTCTTTATACCTCTTTTTCCCTCAACAAACCTGCTTCTTTGCCCAAATTAGCCCTTCAATATGCTGATTTTGCCCATTGGCAGCGACAATGGTTACAGGGAGACATACTAGAAACCCAACTCAATTATTGGCAGCAACAGTTAAAAAATGCTCCCCCTATCTTAGAATTTCCCATTGATAAACCTCGTCCCTCTGTACAAACCTATGAGGGTTCTAGTCAATCTCTACATCTCAACCTGACTTTAACACAGCAATTGAAGGGATTAAGTCAAACATCAAGAACAACTCTGTTTATGACTCTTCTCACTGCTTTTACGGTGCTACTTTATCGCTATAGTGGACAGGAAGATATTGTCATTGGAACGGCGATCGCCAATCGAAACCGTCAGGAATTAGAGCCGTTAATGGGCTTTTTTGTGAACACTTTAGCCTTACGAACTAATTTACAAGGACATCTTACTTTTTTGGAATTGTTGCAACAGGTTAAGGATAGAACCCTAGCATCTTATGATCATCAAGACTTACCCTTTGAGAAATTAATTGATGAATTACAAATTGAGCGATCACTGAGTAATCATCCCTTATTTCAAGTGTTTTTTACCTTACAAAATGGATCTCAAGAGACCTTAGAATTACCAGAGTTAACCATCAGTAATTTTGATTGGGAAAACAAAACAACTTTATTTGATTTAGGGTTGATTTGTCGGGAAACTCCCCAGGGGTTAATCGCAGAATTAGAATATCGGACAGATTTGTTTGAAGCCAAGACTATTCAAGGAATAGCAGAACATTTAGAAGTTTTATTACAGGGAATTTTTGATCATCCTCAACAGTCAATTAATACTTTACCGTTACTGACGGAATCTAACCAAAAACAACTAAAAATATGGAATCAAACGAATAGTAACTATTTTCAAGATCAGACTTTAGTTGATTTATTTGAAGAACAGGTTAATCAAACCCCTAGTAATATAGCATTAGTCTTTGAACAGACAAGCTTAACCTATCAAGAACTCAATCAAAAAGCTAACCAATTAGCTCACTATTTACGAGCAAACTATCAGATTGAAGCAGATAGCTTAATGGGCATCTGTACCGAACGTTCATTAGAAATGGTTATCGGTTTATTAGGGGTTTTAAAAGCGGGTGCTGCTTATGTTCCGATTGACTCCAATTATCCAGAAGATAGAATTAAATTTATTTTAGAAAATAGTAAAATTTCAGTCTTATTAACCCAGGGTTTTGTTCAATATCAATTATCCCTATCGCAATTAAAATCGTTAAGTCAGTTCATTGATTTAGATCGGTTTGATTATGATTTATTGCCAAGCCATAATTTAACAACTCCAATTAAGCCTAATCACCTAGCCTATGTGATTTATACTTCGGGTTCAACAGGGCAACCGAAAGGGGTAATGATTGAACATCAATCAATTGTTAATTTTGCCTTAAGTTTTGGGAAACTCTTATCTATTAATCCTCAAAGTCGTTTACTTCAATTTGGGTCTTTTAGTTTTGATTTATCCATTGGTGAAATCGCCACTAACCTTAGTCATGGTGCTTGTTTATACTTAGCAGAAAAAGAAACATTACTACCAACTCAAACTCTAGTAAATTTTCTAGAAACGAACCAAATCACCCATAGTTGTTTTCCCCCTTCAGTCCTGTCTGTTTTACCCCAAGCCAGATTATCCCATTTAGAAAATATAGCGGTTGGGGGAGAAGCTTGTTCTGCTGAAGTGGTAGAAAAATGGGCAAACCAAAGACGTTTATTCAACTGCTATGGGCCAACAGAAACAACGGTAGTAGCGACAATTTCTCTTTGTCAAGCCAATGGTCAAAAACCCAATATTGGCAAACCATTAGCTAATATTCAGGCTTATATTTTAGATGAGAACCAGCAACTTTTACCCCCAGGAATCCCAGGAGAATTATGTATTGCCGGAGTTGGGTTAGCAAGGGGATATTTAAATCGTCCAGACTTAACATCAGAGAAATTTATTGAAGTTAGCCTCTTGGGAAAAACCGAACGAATTTACAAAACAGGAGACTTAGCTAAATGGCGAACTGATGGAAATCTAGAATTTTTAGGACGTATTGATGATCAAGTAAAACTACGGGGGATTCGCATTGAATTAGGGGAAATTGAAGCAGTTTTATTAGAGCATCCCATGGTTAAACAAGCGGTTGTTAACTTATATGAAACTGAAAATAATCAGCAATTAGTGGCTTATATTATCCCGCAAGAAAAACACTGTGATGTCAGAGATGAACTGAAAAGCTTACTGAAAAGCCATTTGCCAAATTACATGATTCCCAATCAGATTATGGTCTTAGAGACTTTTCCTCTAACCCCTAATGGAAAATTAGATAAAAAAGCCCTACCTATCCCTGATTTAAAAACATTCACCGATGGCGAAATGCCAGTTACTCCCACAGAAGAATTATTAGCCAGTTTATGGCAAGACCTCTTGAAAATCAAATCTGTAGGTCGTCGGGATAACTTCTTTGAATTAGGAGGACATTCATTATTAGCCACTCAATTAGTCACCCGTATTCGTAACAGTTTTGGGGTAGAATTAGCCGTTCGTAAAGTATTTGAGCAGAGTATTTTAGCTGAGTTAGCAACAGCAATTGAACAGGAAAATAGAGCGATCGCCTTACCTCCTCTCACTCCCCAGCCCTCCCAGGAACCGAAGGTGCTATCCTTTGCTCAATCAAGACTTTGGTTTATGGCCCAATTAGAAGGGGATGGGACTTCACTGACCTACAATATGCCCAGTGCATTGCAACTTGAGGGTAACTTAAATCTAGAAGCGTTGCGTAGTAGTTTTGCCTATCTTCTCTCACGTCATACTATTCTGCGTACCTCTTTCCCCATCCAGTCGGGAGAACCACAAATTTTTGTCCATAATGTGGAGGACATTAGCGTACTGGAAATCCTGGACTTACAAGAACTTGATCCCCAAGTTCAAGCTAAAACGGTACAAGAACTGATTGATAGCGATGCTCAATATCCCTTTGATTTAAGCAACGGGCCGCTGTTTAAGTCCAAATTACTGCAATTAAATCCAGAGAAAAACGTATTACTCTTGAATATGCACCATATTATCAGTGATGGCTGGTCAATGGGAGTGTTCAAAAGCGAATGGGAACAAGCTTATGATGCTTTTGTGGCTGGAAATATGCCGAACTTAGCCCCTTTGCCCATTCAATACAGTGATTATGCTATTTGGCAGCGTCATTGGTTAACGGGGGAAGTCCTGGAAAGTCAAGAAAATTATTGGAAAAAACAACTAAAAGATGCTCCTCAATTGTTAGATTTGCCCGCAGATTATCCCCGCCCTGCCAAACCTAGTTATCAAGGAAGACGAGAAGAATATACATTAGGTCAAGAACTGACTGAAAAATTAAAAAATTTGAGTCAAAAACAGGGAGTTAGTTTATTTATGACTCTGTTTACGGCTTTTAGTATTTTACTGTCTCGTTACAGTCGCCAAGAGGATTTATGTATTGGAACTGGGATTGCCAATCGTACCCATAGTCATACAGAAAAATCTCTCGGTTTTTTCGTCAATACTTTGATTTTGCGTAGTCAAGTTAATCCTGAACACAGCTTTAGTGAATTACTACAAAAAAGTCGTCAAATCTGTTTAGATGCCTATGGTAATCAAGATATTCCTTTTGAGTATTTGGTCGAAACACTACAACCAGAACGCACATTAAGTTATAACCCTTTATATCAAGTGGTTATTGTGTTACAAAATATCGAAAAATCGGGAAAAAATGTAAGCTTAACTGGGCTTAAAGTTGAAGCTCTGGAGCAAACTTATCCCTTTTCTAAAGTAGATTTATTATTAGATTTAGTGGAAAGAGATGGTCAACTATACTGTACATGGGAATATGCCACCGATCTCTTTCAAGCCAGCACTATTCAAAGAATGGCAGAACAGTTTAAATTGTTGCTAGAGGGAATTGTTAGCAACCCACTACAGTCTATTAATACCCTACCTTTACTCACAGAAACTAATCGGCAAGAGTTACTATTATGGAATCAAACAGAGACTCCTTATCCCCAAGACAAAACCTTAGTAGATTTATTTGAGCAACAAGTCCAGGAAAATCCTAATAATTTAGCCTTAGTTTTTGAACAAGAAAGTTTAACTTATCAACAACTGAATGCCAAAGCGAATCAATTAGCTCATTATTTACTGAAACATTACGCCATTAAACCAGATACTTTAATGGGTATCTGTGTTGAACGTTCCCTAGACATGATTATTGGAATGTTGGGTATTCTTAAAACAGGTTCCGCCTATGTCCCCATTGATCCCCATTATCCCAGCGATCGCATTCGTTTAATCTTAGAAGATTGTCAAGCAACAGTTTTATTAACCCAGCGTAACCTTAAAGACAAATTACCTTTAGAGCAATGGGTTCAAACTGCTCAAGTTTTGTGTTTAGATGAAAATAAATTTGCCCAATACCCGATTAATAATCCCAATGTTCTCAGTAAGCCAAATAATTTAGCTTATGTGATTTACACTTCGGGTTCAACGGGACAACCAAAAGGGGTGATGATTGAACATCAAGCAATTGTTAACCTTAGCTTAAACTGGGGCAAGCTGTTTCACGTTAAACCGCAAAGTCGTTTACTTCAATTTGGGTCTTTTAGTTTTGATTTATCCATTGGTGAAATCGCTACTAATCTTAGTCATGGTGCTTGTTTATATTTAGCAAAAAAAGAAACATTACTACCCACCCAAACCTTAGTCAATTTTCTAGAAACGAACAAAATCACCCATAGCTTTTTATCTCCTTCCGCCTTATCGGTTTTACCCCAGGCAAACTTATCCCATTTAGAAAATATAACGGTGGGGGGCGAAGCCTGTTCTACTGACGTGATAGAAAAATGGGCAAATCAAAGACGTTTATTTAACTGCTATGGCCCTACAGAAGCAACGGTAACAGCGACACTTTCTCTTTGTCAAGCGAATGGTCAAAAACCCAATATTGGTAAACCATTAGATAATATTCGGGTTTATATTTTAGATGATAATCAGCAACTTTTACCCCCAGGAATGCCAGGAGAATTATCTATTGCAGGAGTTGGCTTGGCGAGGGGGTATTTGAATCGTCCAGACTTAACATCAGAAAAATTTATTGAAGTTAACCTCTTGGGAAAAACCGAACGAATTTACAAAACAGGAGACTTAGCTAAATGGCGAACTGATAGCAATTTGGAATTTTTAGGACGCATTGACCAACAAGTAAAACTGCGAGGTTTTCGCATTGAATTAGGGGAAATCGAAACTGCCTTAGCCCAACATCCTAACATTAAAGAATCTGTTGTAATTTTGCGGGAAGATACAGGTTTCGACCCCCGTTTAGTCGCCTATATTGTTCCCAGTGAAACAGGAAAAGACTCAGAAGTAAAACAACTAGCAGGGCAACAAGTAGAACTGTGGCAGAGTATTTTTGATGATGGCTACTATCAGCAAGATACTGAAATTGATGACCCCACACTTAATTTTACAGGTTGGAATGATAGCTACACAGGACAACCCTATGCTAAGACAGAGATGGAAGAATGGCGAGACAAAACGGTTGAACAAATTCTAGAATTAGCACCTCAACGAGTTTGGGAAATTGGCTGTGGAACAGGGATGTTATTATTTAAAATCGCGCCCCATTGTCAAACTTTTATCGGAACAGATTTTTCAACCAAAGCTTTACAGTATGTTCAGGAAAATTTAAGATTACAAAATCTGGAGAAAAAGGTTACATTAAAACAGAGTCCAGCGAATCAGTTTGAAGGAATTGCTCCCCAAAGTTATGACTTAGTTATTCTCAATTCTGTCATTCAATATTTCCCTTCCATTGATTACTTATTAGAGGTTTTAGATGGAGTAATCAATTCTCTAGAAACAGAGGGGAAAATTTTAATCGGAGATGTGAGAAACTTTAAACTTCTAGAGGCTTTCCATACAGCCGTTGAATTCTATCGTGGGGATGATGACCTAGCGATTCAAGAATTACGTCAACGAATTAGAAACAGTCTGAGGACAGAAGAAGAATTACTGATTGATCCCGATTTCTTTATTGCCCTAAAACAAAAATATCCTCGGATTAGTCAAGTTCAAATCGAACTAAAACGGGGTTATAATCAAACAGAAATGAATCGTTTTCGTTATGATGTTGTCCTATACCTAGATCAACCTCAAACCCTTGTTACAGAATGGCAATGGTTAAACTGGGAATTAGAACAACTTAATCTAGAAAAGATTCAACACATTTTAGACACTCAAAAACCTGATTTGTTAGGGATTCAATACATCCCCAATATTCGTCTGATTTCAGAAATGGTATTATTGGAAAAAATTCCTGAGTTTGAGGGAACGGTTAAACAGTTAAAAGCCTTTTTAAGTCAGATGGAAACGGGTATCAACCCTGAAGCATTACGAACCTTAACGGAGAACTTACCCTATACTCCATTTATTCAATATAGCGATCGCGAATTTTCCACTTATCAAGTCATTTTTCAACGCAATACAACTTATCCTTTTAGTCAGCCTCGTTTTGCTTTAAAACAGACCTTAAATTCCCAATCTTGGCAAGATTATGCAAATCAACCTTTAACTGTTAATCCTAATTCTATTGATCCAGTTTTAAGCAACCAGTGGCGAGATTTTTTAGGGCAAACTCTCCCTGAGTATATGATTCCTAGCCATTTTATTCAACAGTCGAAATTACCCCTAACTCCTAATGGAAAAATAGACCGCAAAGCCTTACCCGCACCTGAAGCATTCATTGTCTCAACGGATATTGAATTACCCCAAACAACCACAGAAGTGCTCCTGGCCGCTATCTGGTCGAAATTGCTTAAATACGAAGGGATTTCTCGCCAAGATAATTTCTTTTACCTAGGAGGACATTCTTTATTAGCAACTCAATTAATTAGCCGTATTCGGGAGCAATTTCAAATCGAATTATCTGTAAGTAAATTATTTGAATATCCCATTCTCAAGGAATTAGCGGGCTATCTTGATACCTGTTTATGGGTTAATGCTCCAGAAGATTCTCAACCCTTAGATTTAGATGAAGAGGAAATTGAACTATGA